In one window of Heptranchias perlo isolate sHepPer1 chromosome 4, sHepPer1.hap1, whole genome shotgun sequence DNA:
- the hpgd gene encoding 15-hydroxyprostaglandin dehydrogenase [NAD(+)] isoform X2 — MDLNGKVALVTGAAQGIGRCFAEALLKHGAKVALVDLNGSTGEACKEALDGEFGAACSLFITCDVGSEEQLKRAFKKTTDHFGRLDVVCNNAGVNNENDWEKTINVNLTSVIRGTYIALEYMSKETGGKGGVIVNVASLAAERRDTVPTFQLVVCSEPTEVPL, encoded by the exons ATGGATCTCAATGGGAAAGTGGCGCTGGTGACAGGAGCGGCGCAGGGGATCGGCAGATGTTTTGCAGAAGCTCTGCTGAAGCACGGTGCAAAG GTGGCTCTTGTAGATTTGAATGGAAGCACTGGTGAAGCCTGTAAGGAGGCATTAGATGGGGAATTTGGTGCTGCCTGCAGTTTATTCATAACATGCGACGTGGGATCAGAGGAACAGTTGAAAC GTGCTTTTAAGAAGACAACTGATCATTTTGGAAGGTTGGATGTAGTGTGTAACAATGCTGGAGTAAACAACGAGAACGACTGGGAAAAGACAATCAATGTTAATTTG ACCTCGGTAATAAGAGGAACGTACATAGCTTTGGAATACATGAGCAAAGAGACCGGTGGGAAAGGAGGAGTTATCGTGAACGTGGCATCTTTAGCAG CAGAGAGGCGTGACACCGTTCCGACATTCCAGCTGGTGGTTTGCAGCGAGCCCACCGAAGTGCCCTTGTAA
- the hpgd gene encoding 15-hydroxyprostaglandin dehydrogenase [NAD(+)] isoform X3: MDLNGKVALVTGAAQGIGRCFAEALLKHGAKVALVDLNGSTGEACKEALDGEFGAACSLFITCDVGSEEQLKRAFKKTTDHFGRLDVVCNNAGVNNENDWEKTINVNLTSVIRGTYIALEYMSKETGGKGGVIVNVASLAERRDTVPTFQLVVCSEPTEVPL; encoded by the exons ATGGATCTCAATGGGAAAGTGGCGCTGGTGACAGGAGCGGCGCAGGGGATCGGCAGATGTTTTGCAGAAGCTCTGCTGAAGCACGGTGCAAAG GTGGCTCTTGTAGATTTGAATGGAAGCACTGGTGAAGCCTGTAAGGAGGCATTAGATGGGGAATTTGGTGCTGCCTGCAGTTTATTCATAACATGCGACGTGGGATCAGAGGAACAGTTGAAAC GTGCTTTTAAGAAGACAACTGATCATTTTGGAAGGTTGGATGTAGTGTGTAACAATGCTGGAGTAAACAACGAGAACGACTGGGAAAAGACAATCAATGTTAATTTG ACCTCGGTAATAAGAGGAACGTACATAGCTTTGGAATACATGAGCAAAGAGACCGGTGGGAAAGGAGGAGTTATCGTGAACGTGGCATCTTTAGCAG AGAGGCGTGACACCGTTCCGACATTCCAGCTGGTGGTTTGCAGCGAGCCCACCGAAGTGCCCTTGTAA
- the hpgd gene encoding 15-hydroxyprostaglandin dehydrogenase [NAD(+)] isoform X4, whose amino-acid sequence MDLNGKVALVTGAAQGIGRCFAEALLKHGAKVALVDLNGSTGEACKEALDGEFGAACSLFITCDVGSEEQLKRAFKKTTDHFGRLDVVCNNAGVNNENDWEKTINVNLTSVIRGTYIALEYMSKETGGKGGVIVNVASLAGRSIKEMKDERKKRGCK is encoded by the exons ATGGATCTCAATGGGAAAGTGGCGCTGGTGACAGGAGCGGCGCAGGGGATCGGCAGATGTTTTGCAGAAGCTCTGCTGAAGCACGGTGCAAAG GTGGCTCTTGTAGATTTGAATGGAAGCACTGGTGAAGCCTGTAAGGAGGCATTAGATGGGGAATTTGGTGCTGCCTGCAGTTTATTCATAACATGCGACGTGGGATCAGAGGAACAGTTGAAAC GTGCTTTTAAGAAGACAACTGATCATTTTGGAAGGTTGGATGTAGTGTGTAACAATGCTGGAGTAAACAACGAGAACGACTGGGAAAAGACAATCAATGTTAATTTG ACCTCGGTAATAAGAGGAACGTACATAGCTTTGGAATACATGAGCAAAGAGACCGGTGGGAAAGGAGGAGTTATCGTGAACGTGGCATCTTTAGCAG GAAGAAGCATTAAAGAAATGaaagatgaaagaaaaaaaaggggaTGCAAGTGA